Genomic DNA from Salinibacter pepae:
GTCGCCCACCAGGACGACGCGGCGGGCGTGCGTCATTGGGATCCAGCAGGAGGGCGCCGTGGCCTGGGTCGCCTCGTCGATGACCAGGGTGTCGAACGTGTGGCCGTCCAGCAGGTCGCTCCCGGCGGTCGAATTGGTGCTGCACACCACGTCGGCCGCCTCCAGGACCTCGTCGATGGCGTCCTGCTCCAGCGCCTCGGCCTCGTCAAAGAGGGCATCGGCACGCTCCTGCAGCGCCAGCCAGCCCGCCATTTCCTCGATCCGGTCCGGCGGTACGCCGCGGGAGCCGCGCCCCTGTTCGGCCCGTTCCTTGATCTTGCGGTCGGACATGCCCCGGCGCCAGCGGCCGGCGGGCGCGGTGAGGTCCTCCTGCCGGTCGAGCACGGCAAAGGCCTTCTCCCGTTTCTGCTGAGACCGCCGATGGGCGTCGTTGTCCTCAATTTGGGCGTCGAGCGTGTGCGTCCGGAGGCGGTCGTTCACGCGGGCGGGGTGCCCCAGCCGCACGACATCCGTCCCCTGCTCGGCCAGAAACGCGACCACGGTGTCGACGGCGGTGTTGGAGGCGGCGGTGGCGAGCACCGACGCGCCGCGGTCCACGCACTGCTGCAGGACCTCGGCGGCGGTGGTCGTCTTGCCGGTGCCGGGCGGGCCGTGGATCAGATGCACGTCGTTGGTGGCCAGGGCCTCGCGGACGGCCTGTCGCTGGGCGTCGTTGAGGTTCGAATTGTGCCAGTCGTCGATCGGGGCGGGGTCGGTGGAGGCCGGTGTAGCGACGCCCGTGCTCACGTCGCGGAGCCGCTTGAGGGCCCCACCGGCGGCGGGGAGCTGCGCCAGCGCGTCCTGCATGCGCCGGTACGGGATGTCGTTCACGTAGAGGTCCACGCGCAGTCCGGAGACTACTTCCTCCCTGCGGTTGGGGCGCAGTCCGGAGACTACTTCCTCCCTACGGTCGGGGCGCAGTCCGTCGCCGAAGACCCATCCGTCGGGTTTTGGGTCGAAGGACGCGGTGATGGAGTAGTTGGTGACCTGCGTGACCGTGCCGGTCGGGTTGTCGTTGCGGAGCGGGTCCTGCTTCGAAATCATGACGAGGTCCCCCACGCGGAGTTCGTGGTCGGGGAGGGGCTGTCCCTTCTGTTCGCGCATGAGCTTGACGTGGTGCCCGCCGAGGCCCTCGCCCTCGTCGCGGCCCCGCATGTGAAGCAGCGCGCGTCCTCGATCCTCGCGCTCCCGGCCCGAGAGGGTCTCAATTTCCCGCTCGTGGCGGCGCATCTCTTCCTCCCGCTCCAGTTCTACGAGGTCGGTCAGCCGGGTGGCGTACGCCCGGGCCGACTCGGTCTTCGCGTCGAGCCGAGCGATGGAGACCGCCGAGGTGCCGATGCGGCCGCCGTCGAGCGCCTGCACGATGCGGTCGGCCACGTCGGGGCGTACGTTCACCGTCGCTGTGCCGTCGTCGATGCCGATGGCCCCGATGGCGTCGGGCGCCACGTCCGCCTCGTTCGTGAAGGCACCGACGATGTCGCCGGGGCCTTCGTCCGACGGTGATTGGAAGTGCACGAGCAGTGTCGTCTCGTCGCTCATGGGGAAGGCTGTATTTGGGGCAAAGCCCGCGCGGGGACGCCGTACGCGCTTCCCAAAACGAGAGTTGCGGCGCGGGACGACCGGGACGGCCCGGGAAAGGGACGAACCGGGACAACTGCCCGCCCTTTCCTCCGCTTCACTGGGGATCACACTTTGGAAATGGAACCGTCAAGGTATCGAAATACGACCGTTCCACGGGCTTAATCTGGCGTTGGTATTTATGTGGTGCGGATGCGGGCGGTGCCGCGTCCGGTGTGGCGGTGCGTTCGCCGCGACACGCTCGTCCTACATTCATCTTCACTAGCGCAAACACTACGCATGTTTCACAGGCATCGATACGTCCTCGTCGTACTCGTTCTCATTGGGATGGCCACGCTCGCGTTTTCGGATGCCGCGGCCCAGTCGACCGGGATTATTGAGGGCCAGGTCGTCGACGCGGGCGACGGCTCCCCGCTGCCCGGCGCCAACGTGGTCGTGGAGGGCACGTCGATCGGGACGTCCACCGACCCCGACGGGCGGTTCCGGCTCACGAGCGTTCCGACCGGCCCACAGACCCTGACGGCATCCTTTGTCAGCTACACGTCCAGCAGCACGGCCGTCGACGTGGAGGCGGGCCGGGCCCAGACGGTCAATGTTGAGCTCGCCAGCGAGGTGCTGGAGGGAGAGGAGGTCGTCGTTCGTGGCATTCGGCGGAGCCAGTTTCGGTCGATCAACCAGAAGCGACAGTCGCTGAATATCGTCGACGCCCTGGCGGCCGACCGCATCGGAAACCTGCCCGAGAAGAACATTGCTGAGGCCGTGCAGCGGCTGCCGGGCATCGTGCTCCGCAACGACCGCACGGAGGGCCGCTTCGTGTCCATTCGTGGCGGCGCGGCGAATCTCAACAACGTGACGCTCAACGGCAACACGCTCGCCTCCACCGCCGGCTCGCGGGCAACGGCCCTCGACCTGCTGCCGGCCGAGATGGTGTCGAACGTGGAGGTCACGAAGGCCGTCACGCCGGACATGCCCGGCAACGCCATCGGCGGCTCGATTGACATCAGCACGCTTTCGGCCTTCGACCGGGAGGGGGCCTTCGCCTTCGGCTCCGTCCGGGCGCTCTCACACGACCAGCAGGTGCCCGATCTTGGGGAGACGGCGTTTCCGTTCCGCGCGAACGTGACCGCCGGAACAAAGGTCGGCCCGGACGACGCCTTTGGCCTGCTGGTCTCGGCCAGCGGCTCGCGCCGCGACTTTACGACCTCGGGGCTGAAGGGGGAGGGCTGGGGGGAGTTCTCCGGCGAGGGCAGCATCGACCTCCGCCCCGACTTTGAGGGCGCCGTCGTTCCGGAGGCGCAGGAGCAGATCGTAGAGCGCAACCGCCGTCGCCGCTTTGCGGTGAACGCCAGCCTTGATTGGCGCCCAAACAAGACTGTCGAGGTCTATGTCCGGCCCTACTACACGTTCACCGACGAGAAAAAGCTGGACAACGAGCTGGAGTACAACATGGTGTACGACCCGGAGGACCATCCGGGGGACCCGCGGCCGTTCATGACCGAGTCCGGGGCCCGGTTCGCCCGCGGGTTCGGCTCGGTCGATCTCAGCGACACCGACGAGGAGGAGTCGCTCTGGGGCGGGAATCTCGGGGTCGAGCATCAGTTCGACGGGGCCGTCACCCTCTCGGCAAGCGGCTCCTACTCCCGCGGCGTGCTCGACCGTCGTCAGGAGGACGCCGAGTTCGAGACGCCGGAAACCACGCGGGCGTCGGGGGTTGCCGACATGGGGAACTTCCTGTTCGACTATTACCCGGAGAACCCCGACTACGTCGGCAATGGCGCCAACTACACCGCCAACGAGGTGGACCTCGAGTACAACGAAAACGTCGAGAACACCTACGCGGCGCAGGCCGACCTCCGCGTTCCGTTCTCGACCGCTGGCGTGTCCGGCTACGTCGAGACCGGGGGCCAGTTTCAGGCCCGCGACAAATCGATCGACGCGGCCGACACCGGGTACGACTACGTCGGGGGCGGCAGCCTCACGCTGGCCGACTTCGAGGCGCCCCGTGTGCAGACGGTGCAGGTGGGAAATGGCCTGATGCCGTTTGCCAACACCCAGGCGATGGTGGCCGACTTTCTCGGGGATCTCTGCAACCCGTCGACCGAGCAGCGCTTCTCCGGCGAGCGGCGCTGCCGGGCCTCCAACGCCGTCTACGAGCGCGTGGGGGCCGAGGACCTGGCCATCGCCGACATCGAGGACGACTCCGAGAACGCGGAGTCGATCTACGCCGGCTACGCGATGGCCTCGGTCGAGGTGGGGGCCCTGACCGCCCTCGGCGGCCTTCGCGTCGAGCATACCTCCACCGAGACCGACCGCTTTCAGCTCCGGGAGGACGAGGCGTTCGACCCCGAGGAGGACGTGGTTCGGCAGACCTTCGACAACGCCTACACGAACGTTCTCCCGTCCCTGCACCTGACGCTGCAGGCAGCGGAGGCCCTGCAGCTGCGGGCCGCCTGGTCCAACACGATTGGACGGCCGGAATACGACGACCTTGGCGCCTTCAGCGAGGTCGACATCGTAGAGGAGGGCGGCAATCTCTTGGCGAGCGTGAACGAAGGAAATCCGAACCTCGACCCGTTCACGGCTATGAATTTTGACCTCGCCGCCGAGTACTACTTTTCGAACGGCGGGCTGGCGTCGGTCGGCGGCTTTCACAAACGGATTGACAACGCCATCTACACGTTCTCCTCCGAGCAGCGGAACGTACAGGATCCCTTCGGCCGGGGCCGGACGTTCGACCGCATCTCTCGATCGCAACTGCGGAACGCGGACCTGGGGACGGTGACCGGTGTGGAGATCGCCTACCAGCAGCCGTTTACCTTCCTGCCGGAGCCGTTCAACGCGCTCGGCCTCAACGCCAACACGACCATAACAACCTCGGACGTGGACGTCCCGGAGTACGAGGACAATCCCGCCCGCCCCGACTATTCCTTCTTCCAGCAGTCGGACCTGGTCTACAACATCATCCCCTACGTCCAGACCGGAGGCTTCGAGGCGCGTGTGGCGATCAACTACCAGGGCGGGTACCTGGAGGGCATCGACGGCAGCTCGCCGCTTGAGGACGAATACGTCGGCGACCGCACGACCGTGGACATCAACGCCGCGTACCAGTTCCAGTCGGTGCTGGGCGAGCCGGAGCTGTTGCTGCAGGTGCAGAACATTACCAACGAGCCGGAGG
This window encodes:
- a CDS encoding IGHMBP2 family helicase — encoded protein: MSDETTLLVHFQSPSDEGPGDIVGAFTNEADVAPDAIGAIGIDDGTATVNVRPDVADRIVQALDGGRIGTSAVSIARLDAKTESARAYATRLTDLVELEREEEMRRHEREIETLSGREREDRGRALLHMRGRDEGEGLGGHHVKLMREQKGQPLPDHELRVGDLVMISKQDPLRNDNPTGTVTQVTNYSITASFDPKPDGWVFGDGLRPDRREEVVSGLRPNRREEVVSGLRVDLYVNDIPYRRMQDALAQLPAAGGALKRLRDVSTGVATPASTDPAPIDDWHNSNLNDAQRQAVREALATNDVHLIHGPPGTGKTTTAAEVLQQCVDRGASVLATAASNTAVDTVVAFLAEQGTDVVRLGHPARVNDRLRTHTLDAQIEDNDAHRRSQQKREKAFAVLDRQEDLTAPAGRWRRGMSDRKIKERAEQGRGSRGVPPDRIEEMAGWLALQERADALFDEAEALEQDAIDEVLEAADVVCSTNSTAGSDLLDGHTFDTLVIDEATQATAPSCWIPMTHARRVVLVGDHKQLPPTIQNQEAARRGLRRTLFERLAHHHETAPEAPGSIRSLLRRQYRMHETIMGFPNRTFYDGRLKADDTARHRTLADLGVSDHALPADERHAILDPEAPLVFVDTSGIDAPEHQRSGSHSRENPREANLIVQLTTALLEAGVAPSAIAVISPYGDQVDRIDRALAPDGPETDTVDGFQGREKEIVLLSLVRSNDRGAIGFLDEPRRFNVAVTRARRKAVVVGDASTVAAADVLGAFVRYAETTGRAVPL
- a CDS encoding TonB-dependent receptor codes for the protein MATLAFSDAAAQSTGIIEGQVVDAGDGSPLPGANVVVEGTSIGTSTDPDGRFRLTSVPTGPQTLTASFVSYTSSSTAVDVEAGRAQTVNVELASEVLEGEEVVVRGIRRSQFRSINQKRQSLNIVDALAADRIGNLPEKNIAEAVQRLPGIVLRNDRTEGRFVSIRGGAANLNNVTLNGNTLASTAGSRATALDLLPAEMVSNVEVTKAVTPDMPGNAIGGSIDISTLSAFDREGAFAFGSVRALSHDQQVPDLGETAFPFRANVTAGTKVGPDDAFGLLVSASGSRRDFTTSGLKGEGWGEFSGEGSIDLRPDFEGAVVPEAQEQIVERNRRRRFAVNASLDWRPNKTVEVYVRPYYTFTDEKKLDNELEYNMVYDPEDHPGDPRPFMTESGARFARGFGSVDLSDTDEEESLWGGNLGVEHQFDGAVTLSASGSYSRGVLDRRQEDAEFETPETTRASGVADMGNFLFDYYPENPDYVGNGANYTANEVDLEYNENVENTYAAQADLRVPFSTAGVSGYVETGGQFQARDKSIDAADTGYDYVGGGSLTLADFEAPRVQTVQVGNGLMPFANTQAMVADFLGDLCNPSTEQRFSGERRCRASNAVYERVGAEDLAIADIEDDSENAESIYAGYAMASVEVGALTALGGLRVEHTSTETDRFQLREDEAFDPEEDVVRQTFDNAYTNVLPSLHLTLQAAEALQLRAAWSNTIGRPEYDDLGAFSEVDIVEEGGNLLASVNEGNPNLDPFTAMNFDLAAEYYFSNGGLASVGGFHKRIDNAIYTFSSEQRNVQDPFGRGRTFDRISRSQLRNADLGTVTGVEIAYQQPFTFLPEPFNALGLNANTTITTSDVDVPEYEDNPARPDYSFFQQSDLVYNIIPYVQTGGFEARVAINYQGGYLEGIDGSSPLEDEYVGDRTTVDINAAYQFQSVLGEPELLLQVQNITNEPEVFQTGRAKTLGFHYRSGRTVTVGLSTEF